A genomic stretch from Pomacea canaliculata isolate SZHN2017 linkage group LG2, ASM307304v1, whole genome shotgun sequence includes:
- the LOC112557166 gene encoding glucose transporter type 1-like isoform X1, translating to MTTRDMEVTTKYQSISSEKTNFHDMESKTLQATIVPSRGRVTGRLMLAVLYAVMGSLCFGYNTGVINVPEKNIKDFVNKTDWDRSGSPASSDRVTCLYALIVAIFAVGGCVGGILAGAWSNFFGRKHGMAISAVVGVVGAALMYFSKQAAAYEMIIVGRLVIGFSSGLYTGLTPMYLSEVSSLHIRGALGVLHQLGVVCGILLSQILGFPEILGTDDYWEILLGLTIVPCVVQLLLLPVCPESPRFLLIAKEQEEEARRVLRMLRGTDVIDDDIQEMKAEACHTASEPKIRLQDFVSKKSLRTPLIISIVMQLSQQLSGINGIFYYSSSLFKGAGLEEDTAIHATSGVGAVMVSMTLVTIPLMDRLGRRTLHMVGLGGMFLFSILITLTLALKDEVEGFKIGSIVVSLIFVVFFALGPGSIPWLIVAELFAQGPRSVAISVSVLVNWVANFIVGYSFPFIQKGLGDYTFLPFTVFLLLFAIFTFVYLPETKGRTIEDITMVWRAKEDKSAPPFKEDENKAAASRL from the exons ATGACCACCAGAGACATGGAGGTCACCACA AAATACCAGAGCATATCCAGTGAAAAGACCAACTTCCATGACATGGAGTCCAAGACCTTGCAAGCGACCATCGTACCATCGCGAGGG CGGGTGACTGGACGGCTCATGCTGGCCGTACTCTATGCTGTCATGGGATCCTTGTGCTTCGGGTACAACACGGGTGTCATCAACGTCCCAGAGAAG AACATCAAGGACTTCGTGAACAAGACAGACTGGGACAGGTCGGGGTCACCAGCATCATCTGACCGTGTGACCTGTCTGTACGCCCTCATTGTGGCCATTTTTGCTGTGGGTGGTTGTGTTGGCGGGATCCTGGCTGGAGCCTGGTCCAATTTTTTCGGCCG GAAACACGGGATGGCGATCAGCGCTGTGGTTGGAGTGGTGGGGGCGGCTCTGATGTATTTCAGCAAACAAGCCGCGGCGTACGAAATGATCATTGTCGGCAGACTCGTCATCGGCTTTTCGTCAG GCCTGTACACCGGACTCACCCCCATGTACCTGTCGGAAGTCAGTTCGCTGCACATCCGGGGAGCGCTGGGCGTCCTCCATCAGCTGGGAGTTGTGTGCGGCATCCTGCTCTCACAGATTCTGGGCTTTCCTGAAATCCTGGGCACTGACGACTACTGGGAAATCCTGCTGG GTCTGACGATAGTACCGTGCGTTGTtcaactgctgctgctgcccgTGTGCCCGGAGAGCCCGCGTTTTCTTCTCATCGCCAAGgaacaggaggaggaggcgCGGAGAG TTCTCCGGATGTTGCGAGGTACAGATGTCATTGACGACGACATCCAAGAGATGAAAGCAGAAGCTTGTCATACGGCATCGGAACCGAAG ATACGCCTTCAAGACTTCGTCAGCAAGAAGAGTCTGCGCACGCCACTCATCATTAGCATCGTCATGCAACTGTCGCAGCAACTGTCTGGTATCAACGGG ATCTTCTACTACTCCTCCAGCCTCTTCAAAGGCGCCGGTCTGGAGGAGGACACGGCCATTCATGCCACTAGCGGAGTGGGCGCGGTCATGGTTTCCATGACACTGGTGACGATTCCTTTGATGGACAGGCTGGGCAGGCGAACGCTGCACATGGTGGGTCTCGGCGGTATGTTCCTGTTTAGCATCCTCATCACCCTCACCTTGGCACTGAAG GATGAAGTGGAAGGATTCAAGATAGGCAGTATCGTTGTGTCACTCATCTTCGTTGTCTTCTTTGCACTGGGACCTG GCTCCATTCCATGGCTGATAGTGGCCGAGCTCTTCGCACAGGGCCCGCGATCAGTGGCGATCAGTGTGTCCGTGCTGGTCAACTGGGTGGCCAACTTCATCGTGGGCTACTCTTTCCCTTTCATTCAG AAAGGACTTGGTGACTATACTTTCCTGCCCTTCACGGTCTTTCTTCTGCTCTTCGCCATTTTCACGTTCGTGTACCTTCCTGAAACCAAAGGGCGTACGATCGAAGACATCACCATGGTCTGGCGGGCCAAGGAAGACAAATCTGCTCCGCCATTCAAGGAAG ATGAAAATAAAGCAGCTGCATCCAGGCTCTGA
- the LOC112557166 gene encoding glucose transporter type 1-like isoform X2, which translates to MESKTLQATIVPSRGRVTGRLMLAVLYAVMGSLCFGYNTGVINVPEKNIKDFVNKTDWDRSGSPASSDRVTCLYALIVAIFAVGGCVGGILAGAWSNFFGRKHGMAISAVVGVVGAALMYFSKQAAAYEMIIVGRLVIGFSSGLYTGLTPMYLSEVSSLHIRGALGVLHQLGVVCGILLSQILGFPEILGTDDYWEILLGLTIVPCVVQLLLLPVCPESPRFLLIAKEQEEEARRVLRMLRGTDVIDDDIQEMKAEACHTASEPKIRLQDFVSKKSLRTPLIISIVMQLSQQLSGINGIFYYSSSLFKGAGLEEDTAIHATSGVGAVMVSMTLVTIPLMDRLGRRTLHMVGLGGMFLFSILITLTLALKDEVEGFKIGSIVVSLIFVVFFALGPGSIPWLIVAELFAQGPRSVAISVSVLVNWVANFIVGYSFPFIQKGLGDYTFLPFTVFLLLFAIFTFVYLPETKGRTIEDITMVWRAKEDKSAPPFKEDENKAAASRL; encoded by the exons ATGGAGTCCAAGACCTTGCAAGCGACCATCGTACCATCGCGAGGG CGGGTGACTGGACGGCTCATGCTGGCCGTACTCTATGCTGTCATGGGATCCTTGTGCTTCGGGTACAACACGGGTGTCATCAACGTCCCAGAGAAG AACATCAAGGACTTCGTGAACAAGACAGACTGGGACAGGTCGGGGTCACCAGCATCATCTGACCGTGTGACCTGTCTGTACGCCCTCATTGTGGCCATTTTTGCTGTGGGTGGTTGTGTTGGCGGGATCCTGGCTGGAGCCTGGTCCAATTTTTTCGGCCG GAAACACGGGATGGCGATCAGCGCTGTGGTTGGAGTGGTGGGGGCGGCTCTGATGTATTTCAGCAAACAAGCCGCGGCGTACGAAATGATCATTGTCGGCAGACTCGTCATCGGCTTTTCGTCAG GCCTGTACACCGGACTCACCCCCATGTACCTGTCGGAAGTCAGTTCGCTGCACATCCGGGGAGCGCTGGGCGTCCTCCATCAGCTGGGAGTTGTGTGCGGCATCCTGCTCTCACAGATTCTGGGCTTTCCTGAAATCCTGGGCACTGACGACTACTGGGAAATCCTGCTGG GTCTGACGATAGTACCGTGCGTTGTtcaactgctgctgctgcccgTGTGCCCGGAGAGCCCGCGTTTTCTTCTCATCGCCAAGgaacaggaggaggaggcgCGGAGAG TTCTCCGGATGTTGCGAGGTACAGATGTCATTGACGACGACATCCAAGAGATGAAAGCAGAAGCTTGTCATACGGCATCGGAACCGAAG ATACGCCTTCAAGACTTCGTCAGCAAGAAGAGTCTGCGCACGCCACTCATCATTAGCATCGTCATGCAACTGTCGCAGCAACTGTCTGGTATCAACGGG ATCTTCTACTACTCCTCCAGCCTCTTCAAAGGCGCCGGTCTGGAGGAGGACACGGCCATTCATGCCACTAGCGGAGTGGGCGCGGTCATGGTTTCCATGACACTGGTGACGATTCCTTTGATGGACAGGCTGGGCAGGCGAACGCTGCACATGGTGGGTCTCGGCGGTATGTTCCTGTTTAGCATCCTCATCACCCTCACCTTGGCACTGAAG GATGAAGTGGAAGGATTCAAGATAGGCAGTATCGTTGTGTCACTCATCTTCGTTGTCTTCTTTGCACTGGGACCTG GCTCCATTCCATGGCTGATAGTGGCCGAGCTCTTCGCACAGGGCCCGCGATCAGTGGCGATCAGTGTGTCCGTGCTGGTCAACTGGGTGGCCAACTTCATCGTGGGCTACTCTTTCCCTTTCATTCAG AAAGGACTTGGTGACTATACTTTCCTGCCCTTCACGGTCTTTCTTCTGCTCTTCGCCATTTTCACGTTCGTGTACCTTCCTGAAACCAAAGGGCGTACGATCGAAGACATCACCATGGTCTGGCGGGCCAAGGAAGACAAATCTGCTCCGCCATTCAAGGAAG ATGAAAATAAAGCAGCTGCATCCAGGCTCTGA
- the LOC112555108 gene encoding uncharacterized protein LOC112555108, producing MEITHLSFAKLSSQYSNALLGKLLVFRSLAAMASLSSKNAENKHTNTNTNTNTNTNTNRQNVTTGANNERMTSHEDSSDPQKLLNSAITAGDVTRILRLLDDQRVDLDRREAVYDHQTPLMRMCHMDTEAESRSALVQKLESPGQGRNSAVVYAIRHGNEEILGLILQQEECSSLLSQTNNLGQTPLEIAQTEGHASMTSCLQSLFPPQRSPSNRRLTWTRTDSKQKPLLLPPKRGKKTLSPRIGHKLLPQSHEGGQQSFLHKPTGLHEGRSGGNRLKTVNNTVHTDGLQSPRRRSQGVTSDPRPAPSHEPDRGLGEGVTAPRANAARQSFVNLFKSGSRQQGAGDCDHPGDVLYNAIHTDRPFVRSRKDSVSLPDLRNLKGKLVTSGDVTPSASESSAQPEAGNIKEDDEENEASAEGELYHHKTGRKSCGLPPIQTNMADAENRKDKGHQYPRTKKQVSSDDILLRSLIY from the exons ATGGAAATTACACACCTTTCTTTTGCCAAGCTGTCCAGTCAGTATTCAAATGCACTGCTTGGAAAACTCCTGGTGTTCCGATCTCTGGCGGCCATGGCTTCACTGTCGTCCAAAAATGCTGAGAATAagcacaccaacaccaacaccaacaccaacaccaacaccaacaccaacaggCAG AATGTGACCACTGGGGCTAACAACGAGAGGATGACGTCACATGAGGACAGCTCTGACCCACAGAAACTCCTCAATTCAGCCATAACcgctggtgacgtcacaagaatCCTCCGCCTTCTCGACGACCAGCGCGTGGACTTGGACAGGCGAGAGGCAGTGTACGACCATCAAACGCCGCTCATGAGGATGTGCCACATGGACACTGAGGCCGAGAGTCGCAGCGCCCTCGTGCAGAAGCTGGAG tctccggGACAAGGACGTAACTCCGCGGTCGTGTACGCTATCCGACACGGCAACGAGGAGATCCTGGGACTGATTCTCCAGCAGGAAGAGTGCTCTTCCCTCTTGTCGCAAACAAACAATCTGG GTCAGACACCTCTCGAAATAGCGCAGACTGAAGGACACGCATCCATGACATCCTGCTTGCAGTCTCTGTTTCCTCCTCAACGGTCTCCCAGCAACAGAAGGTTGACCTGGACGAGAACAGACAGCAAGCAAAAGCCACTGCTGCTGCCTccaaagagagggaaaaaaacgcTTTCCCCTCGAATAGGACACAAGCTTCTCCCCCAGTCGCACGAAGGAGGGCAGCAATCTTTCCTCCACAAACCTACAGGATTGCACGAGGGCCGCAGTGGAGGCAACAGGTTAAAGACGGTCAACAACACGGTCCACACAGACGGTTTGCAGTCGCCACGCAGGCGGTCACAGGGCGTGACGTCAGATCCCCGACCAGCGCCATCTCACGAGCCCGACAGAGGGCTTGGCGAGGGCGTCACAGCACCGCGTGCGAACGCCGCGCGGCAAAGCTTCGTGAATCTCTTCAAGTCGGGATCCCGTCAGCAAGGGGCAGGCGACTGCGACCACCCTGGCGACGTCTTGTACAATGCCATCCACACCGACAGGCCGTTTGTGCGCAGCCGCAAAGATTCAGTTTCGCTTCCGGACCTTCGCAATTTAAAAGGAAAACTCGTGACTTCCGGTGACGTCACGCCATCTGCGAGCGAGTCATCGGCTCAGCCGGAAGCTGGAAACATTAAGGAGGACGACGAGGAAAACGAGGCTTCAGCTGAGGGTGAGTTGTACCACCACAAGACAGGGAGGAAGTCGTGTGGACTGCCGCCTATTCAAACTAACATGGCAGACGCAGAGAACAGAAAGGACAAAGGTCACCAGTACCCCCGCACTAAAAAGCAGGTCAGCAGTGACGACATTTTGCTGAGGAGTCTCATTTACTGA
- the LOC112556747 gene encoding uncharacterized protein LOC112556747 produces MKPTLKKLAAVVVISTTMTFVLHFYLVSVPGNGKSVVTPVSELPNGKVKQRAGRRPERAAADTVVEDRRGRETRRRPGENSHVLDNVVDHVVEKGTAQLRPRGEPKINDTDKTFDHKVRSGREVVKRLKEANQGNSVTNRPAVRRFRDSESTAVNKSSGLTQRPVIARGTRMTATRNKQQDKVAIETRPSAGKHLRNATNLKQNISSVRGLPQQSVGKRNNTRAGSKYLIYLCDSRKPCGGWGDRQRGIVNTYLLANVTSRRFGINMTFPCDVRQFFQPKDVNWTISEAEVAGKSVRVIDAVDSGTFQHVLLTIDFNEVYPEDVVFLRTNVEHYWPIRSNVFYKKLLPPWAQHGRPEMFRRGWSILMNPTKHMQDHVHYVLQECSFFNKTSPFVCAHVRIGISKSNPRDSEKRNDIMSLGALWEFVGKYIKNGSHFFLATDSSDVREHSRKMFHAAHHDTGGRILHVDKQGLNKDACLGFESALLDQLVLLHCDILVTTNSMFSYRAALIRGTNNGLYHFDKGKLQPRVLH; encoded by the coding sequence ATGAAACCAACGCTGAAGAAGCTTGCTGCAGTCGTTGTGATCTCCACCACAATGACCTTTGTCCTTCATTTTTACCTCGTCAGCGTTCCCGGCAATGGCAAGTCTGTGGTCACCCCAGTGTCCGAGCTTCCAAATGGGAAAGTAAAGCAAAGAGCCGGCAGACGACCAGAGCGAGCAGCTGCTGACACAGTTGTAGAGGACAGGCGAGGTAGAGAGACCAGGAGGAGGCCAGGTGAGAACTCACACGTGCTGGACAATGTAGTAGACCACGTGGTGGAGAAAGGTACTGCCCAGCTCCGGCCTCGAGGTGAGCCCAAGATCAACGACACTGACAAGACGTTTGATCACAAAGTGCGCAGCGGGAGGGAGGTGGTGAAGAGATTGAAGGAGGCGAACCAAGGAAATTCTGTGACTAACCGACCAGCAGTCAGAAGATTCAGAGATTCCGAATCAACAGCTGTTAACAAATCGTCTGGCTTAACACAGCGGCCCGTAATTGCTAGAGGAACACGCATGACTGCAACAAGAAATAAGCAACAAGACAAGGTGGCCATCGAAACCCGACCTTCAGCGGGTAAACATTTAAGAAATGCAacaaatttgaaacaaaatatttcttctgtaaGAGGTTTACCCCAGCAAAGTGTTGGTAAAAGAAACAACACTAGAGCGGGAAGCAAGTATCTTATTTACCTCTGCGACTCAAGAAAGCCGTGTGGAGGCTGGGGCGATCGCCAGCGCGGGATAGTCAACACGTATCTACTGgccaacgtgacgtcacgacgCTTCGGCATCAACATGACGTTCCCTTGTGACGTGCGACAGTTCTTCCAGCCCAAAGACGTCAACTGGACCATCAGCGAAGCCGAGGTTGCCGGGAAGTCTGTCCGTGTCATAGATGCCGTGGACAGCGGGACGTTCCAGCACGTGCTTCTGACCATCGACTTCAACGAGGTGTACCCCGAGGACGTGGTGTTTCTGAGAACCAACGTGGAGCACTACTGGCCCATTCGGTCAAATGTCTTCTACAAGAAGCTGCTTCCTCCGTGGGCCCAGCATGGCCGCCCGGAAATGTTCCGCAGAGGATGGAGCATTTTGATGAACCCAACCAAACACATGCAGGATCACGTTCACTACGTCCTCCAGGAGTGCTCCTTCTTCAATAAAACCTCGCCTTtcgtgtgtgcgcatgtcagAATAGGAATCAGCAAGTCCAACCCACGAGattcagagaaaagaaatgacatCATGTCTTTAGGTGCATTGTGGGAGTTTGTGGGCAAATACATCAAAAATGGCAGCCACTTCTTTCTGGCGACAGACTCCTCGGACGTTCGAGAACATTCCAGAAAGATGTTTCATGCTGCGCATCACGACACAGGGGGCAGGATTCTGCACGTTGACAAGCAAGGGTTGAATAAAGATGCGTGCTTAGGGTTTGAGTCTGCCTTGCTTGACCAGCTAGTGCTGCTGCACTGTGACATCCTGGTGACCACCAACAGCATGTTCAGCTACAGGGCCGCCCTCATCCGGGGCACCAACAACGGCCTGTACCACTTCGACAAGGGCAAGTTGCAGCCTCGGGTGTTGCACTGA